A segment of the Chitinivibrionales bacterium genome:
CAAAATTTGCCAATTGTTTGAAATTGCCTTGAGTGTCGAATTCTAAAAGCCTTAAAAATCTTTTGCTGTCAAGATAACAGTCATTGCGTACCTGAAAAATGAATTGAAATTTTTTTGCATCAAAAGCCGAAACGCCGGTAAAATATTCATCACCCGATTGTAATGGTATGTGATCAGCAAAAGATTTAGTGGCAAGATTAAATAATAAGAAGCCCCGTGTTTGTGCATAGCCGATCCATTGATCTGAAAAAATCCCGGCATAATATTTATTTCCTGAGCCGACGCCGTCAATAAAATTTCTTCTGACTTCATCATAAATAACTTGATCATTATTAAATTTTATCAGGGTAATGGCATTGTGAATACTATTTGTTCCTACCGCATTCTCCACCGGAACCGAAAAGATATCCGTATCAGGATCTTTCATTCCTATAATGATTGGCCATAAATCCGGCTGCTTGCCGTATTGGATTGCATACTCGGCTTTCATATTATCGATCTCCTGTTTGCGTAATGTATTCCATGAACAACTAAATACCAGAGCTAAAAGAACGGATGTAAGAATCATTAACCGCATTATTTATTGCCTTCATTTTTCTTTAATTTATCGAAAAAGGTTTGTACTCGTCGCAAGCTCTCGATGTTTTCATCAAGCTTGCTCTTCTTACATTTTTGCTTTTTTAATGCTGACGCCATATTATACAGCTTGTCATTCTTTGATCCATCTTTCTTCTCATAAATTCCATAAAAAGTAAACGGATTAACAAAGGTAAATCGTTGCCACAAATCTTTCCACTCAGGGATGTCCTGAAAAAACTTCCAGAACTCGTTGCAGTATTTTTTGTAGTTTTTCCCCTCAGTGCTATCAGCGTCATATACCAGTCGGTACCGAAAAGGATTTTCTCTTTTAAATGTGAATACTGTTTGTTAAGAAGAACGCTCTTGAATGTTTCTTTCCAGTCATCGAGGTCCCAGCAGGAAAAATCGGTATATACGTTGGGAAATTCTTCAGTCAAAGATATTATTTCAGTAATCCAGTCGCTGTCCAGTCCCCTTTTCCATTCATCACCGCCGAAATGGGCCAGGCAAAGCTTGAGATTCGGGAAATTATTGAGTACATCTCTCCATACTCTTGGATGGACATAATTTGTCCAGAAATAACCTTCGGGGGTAAAAAGACGTTCTTGTGTCTCTTTGGGGATGTCTTCGCCAATTGCGGATTGTTGATCTGCTCCGTCATATTCCATGTCCATCATTTGAATAACTAAAAACGTGAACAGGTCGGCGTATTTGTAAATCTCTGAGTTGCCGATATCGCTTTTGGGGCCGAACGCTGAATCGATTTCGGTGACCGCTCTGTTGCCGATTTCGGCGGTGGACCTTTCCTGTACCCTGCCTGCTGAATGCTTGAAAACATTCGCTAAGAAATCGATTCCTTTTCGTTTCATGCGGAGACCTTTTAAGGGCATCTGGTTCCAGAGGAGCGGAAGGGGGACGCAGGCGCCGTTTTCGATGTGGGCATGGGAATCAACTAATGCGAGGTCGGCGGGGATAATTATTGTTAATTGTTGGCCGGTTTTGCCGGCTATTTTCCGGCCGGGTCTGGCGATTACTGTTTTGGCAGGGGGATTTTCGCGCATTGCTGTTTATTCACAATCCGTTGTCGCTTGATGAAAGCCATGGATCATTTTATTGGAAGAGCAACCCGGAAGCCATATCTTTTATGTGTGTTGGAAGGTCCGAAATAATTCATTCGTGCGGCAGATTTATTTTGCTCCTCTGAGGAAGACCAATGTCCGCCCCTAACAATTTTGGCTGTTCCGGATGATGGCCCAATAGGATCAGTTCTTGAAGGAACGCAAGGGTATGCCATTGGGCCGCCGCATCCTGCGGGTTCTGGATCATGCCAGTCATTTACCCATTCGGAAACATTTCCGATCATATCAAACATACCAAATGGATTTGGAGCATAATTACCGACTTCAATAGAAGCACCCCACCAGAACATTATGTTTCCAGGCCATTCGCCAAATGTTTCTCCAATTGTGCCGTCACTTGAAGGATATTCATACTGCATTCCACCCCTGCCTGCATATTCCCATTCTGCTTCTGTGGGCAACCTGTAGCCGGTTTTATTATAATCTATTGCCAAATTGTGTAAAGTGCAACCATTTCCCGGAATATTACTAATTGATTCATATGAATAAACACTATCCAGGCCATCTCTAAGACTTCGTGCGTTACAAAACAATACGGCATCATACCAACTTACATAATAGACAGGATATAATGGGCCTTCACCTAAATTTTCATTATTGGAAGGATCAAGGCCCCATGCTGGCTTTGTGTATCCAGGATAATATTCCGACATTAATGAATCGTATTCTCCCTGTACAACTTCAAAAGAATCAATCCACCAGCTATACGTGAAATTTACAGTATGCTCCGGTCCGGCAACATTGAATTCGCCCATGGTAAAATTATCGCCTGCCGCAGCAATAAAACTCATATTTGTCGGAAGCAAGAAACGGGCTTGTATTGAAGAGTCGCTTAAAAGTGTGATTGTAATGCTGTTTTCTTTGCTAATTACATTTCCTGCATTCAACCAACCTGTAAAAATGGAATTGTTTATCGTATTTGTTGTTACTGTCACCTGAGTTCCGGGATCATACGTGCCACCAGCCGGGTTTAATGATACATTTCCAGTTCCTGAGCCTGTTGATAATATCTGGACAGTCAAATCACAGGTCGAATCGGTCACCGTAATGGAAACAGCAATGTCTGTTGTACCACCGTTGTTGTCATTCGCTCGTATCACGCACGAATGAGCAATGCCGGCGTCAGACCATCCGGGAGTATATTGCCATATTGCATTTGATACTGTTCCGTCACCGCTTATCTTTGAATATGTCAAAGCATCGCCATCGATATCACTGCAGATGCTGTTCAGGTCAAGTGTATGCGTAATTCCTTCCTTGATGGTTATACTCAGTGATGCCTGGTCCCATTCCGGTGGATCATTCTGAGGAGTAACGGTGATCGAGACGGCGCCGTCAGCGG
Coding sequences within it:
- a CDS encoding SUMF1/EgtB/PvdO family nonheme iron enzyme, which codes for LIRLNFNTPVTAPVLQSPTDNSSASRQPSLQWNAADDPDGDSIYYKVWYGTSMQQLIHSLSAGSSTTVQFGSSLDGNTKYYWLVKAYSYEMPGDSIASETWSFATANTPPAANNQTQSVVEDGTLNIVLTATDPDPQTSFTWTIISQPAHGTLSGSGASYTYQPTQNYNGQDSFEFRVYDGNDSADGAVSITVTPQNDPPEWDQASLSITIKEGITHTLDLNSICSDIDGDALTYSKISGDGTVSNAIWQYTPGWSDAGIAHSCVIRANDNNGGTTDIAVSITVTDSTCDLTVQILSTGSGTGNVSLNPAGGTYDPGTQVTVTTNTINNSIFTGWLNAGNVISKENSITITLLSDSSIQARFLLPTNMSFIAAAGDNFTMGEFNVAGPEHTVNFTYSWWIDSFEVVQGEYDSLMSEYYPGYTKPAWGLDPSNNENLGEGPLYPVYYVSWYDAVLFCNARSLRDGLDSVYSYESISNIPGNGCTLHNLAIDYNKTGYRLPTEAEWEYAGRGGMQYEYPSSDGTIGETFGEWPGNIMFWWGASIEVGNYAPNPFGMFDMIGNVSEWVNDWHDPEPAGCGGPMAYPCVPSRTDPIGPSSGTAKIVRGGHWSSSEEQNKSAARMNYFGPSNTHKRYGFRVALPIK
- a CDS encoding amidohydrolase family protein → MRENPPAKTVIARPGRKIAGKTGQQLTIIIPADLALVDSHAHIENGACVPLPLLWNQMPLKGLRMKRKGIDFLANVFKHSAGRVQERSTAEIGNRAVTEIDSAFGPKSDIGNSEIYKYADLFTFLVIQMMDMEYDGADQQSAIGEDIPKETQERLFTPEGYFWTNYVHPRVWRDVLNNFPNLKLCLAHFGGDEWKRGLDSDWITEIISLTEEFPNVYTDFSCWDLDDWKETFKSVLLNKQYSHLKEKILFGTDWYMTLIALRGKTTKNTATSSGSFFRTSLSGKICGNDLPLLIRLLFMEFMRRKMDQRMTSCIIWRQH